The Camelina sativa cultivar DH55 chromosome 18, Cs, whole genome shotgun sequence DNA window TTAGAGGTCGGGAGAGGTGCAGCAGAGAGTACCCTGAGAGAGAGCTCGGCTGCTTCTGGAAGTAGTGCTAAGGCAAGACGTCAACCGAGCAGCCGCCACTGTGCTGTGAAGCGGTAACAGCGACTGAACACAACCAAGCTCAGATGGACACCTACATGGAAACGGTAAAACCCGCACATACTCATCAAAtggaaaaaaccctaaatcgaagaATTATGAACACCACGGATCAAAGAAATGACAAAATGGGAAGTTGAAATTTTGGAAATTAGGCGATTGATTGAAGTCATGGAAACAGTCGACAGACCTGGAGAAAGAGAATCGGGGAAGAGGAGTAGAAGCAGCGGGTTTAGACGGAATACTAAATCCGGCGGATGAAGCAGCCGGTGAAGATCCGGTGCCAACAGGAGAATTTCGAAGCAAGGATCTGATTGCGGATCTGAGAGACGACACGGATGATCTGTTCATGATTCTGGAAGCCATTGCAAGAGATAGAGACGATGATgctcggaagaagaagaagaagaaaaaagtgagaTCGATCTTCGCCCACAGAGAggtttatagggttttaactttGAAGGACGGACggagtgaaggagaagaagaagaagctggaaaataaaatatcgctctgtttcttttgggttttggaatatatttttaatgggCTTTAATTAGGCCCACCTTTTCACTAAATAACTACTATTGATTAATCACCCTTTTGATGacccaaccaaaataaaaatcggaaaaatatcattaaaatcaccGAATTAgcatttttgttgatttagagCACAAACTCTAGATTTGGAggtaaaaaacacaaatcttttgttgacttccaaataaTTGGCACACTCTTATTGACATGGCTTTTTGAGGCACAACGTTAAGTGACCAAACGCAAAAATTAAATGTGATTAATTATCTGTTAATGAGATCCGTTAATAGCAAAACGACGCTGTTTAAAACACCCTAAAACTCCCAAATTGAGATATCGATTCTCATTTTCCCTAAATTTCAAACCCCAATCgataatctcttttcttcttcgatttctcttttcttcttcgatttctcttttcttcttcgagttCAACAGATGAGTTCTAGCTCAGAGACATTTGTGGTAGCTTCGTTTGACCGTGGAGTGCCATCGAAGTGTGTTTGTGGAGCCAGAGTCATCAGTTGAATTCGCAGAAGAAAATCCaatcgaagaagaaaggaggaatcacaaattagggtttgtgatttggggattttgggaGGAATTGATAATCGGGTTTGATTTAGGGATGTAATTAACGGATCTCGTTAACGCCTAATTAACCCCGTTTAATATCTC harbors:
- the LOC104760145 gene encoding uncharacterized protein LOC104760145 isoform X1 translates to MASRIMNRSSVSSLRSAIRSLLRNSPVGTGSSPAASSAGFSIPSKPAASTPLPRFSFSRCPSELGCVQSLLPLHSTVAAARLTSCLSTTSRSSRALSQGTLCCTSPDL
- the LOC104760145 gene encoding uncharacterized protein LOC104760145 isoform X4 — encoded protein: MASRIMNRSSVSSLRSAIRSLLRNSPVGTGSSPAASSAGFSIPSKPAASTPLPRFSFSRCPSELGCVQSLLPLHSTVAAARLTSCLSTTSRSSRALSQGT
- the LOC104760145 gene encoding uncharacterized protein LOC104760145 isoform X2, with protein sequence MASRIMNRSSVSSLRSAIRSLLRNSPVGTGSSPAASSAGFSIPSKPAASTPLPRFSFSRCPSELGCVQSLLPLHSTVAAARLTSCLSTTSRSSRALSQEMGLSVPR
- the LOC104760145 gene encoding uncharacterized protein LOC104760145 isoform X3; translated protein: MASRIMNRSSVSSLRSAIRSLLRNSPVGTGSSPAASSAGFSIPSKPAASTPLPRFSFSRCPSELGCVQSLLPLHSTVAAARLTSCLSTTSRSSRALSQDGIDGT